CATATCTTGTAAAACCCTGTGGCCACCCGTGCCCAAAGAAGAACAGTgttacaaaaaggaaagaaaaatagaagcaCTTGAAATACAAAACAGCCTCCCATagtcaaaacaaacaacacaATTGATTACTAACCTCACGTGGGGAGTGTTGTAAATTATCATGTAGACTCGGTTCATGAATTTTTCGGATTCATATACACTTTCGGTACATTCCCTCTCCTATTTTTGGTTTATCTCCCATATTGATACACGAATCATCTTGATTCATGTATATCACTAATATTACTAGCCTATATAAAGGTTTGTTTAACGTGGAGTTATTGCCATTTTGTGTTTGTCTAGAGGTAATTGGGAGATactttgtagtgtgagagtGTGAGAGATACGCTTGTAAACACCTTGAATGATTGACTACAATCAGTGGATGCAggagaatttcttctctcaaaaccacgtaaatctttgtctctttgcttaatttttgtttatgtgtGTGTGAATAGGATTGATCTTGCTAACGGGAgcaacaattggtatcatagCATTTTTGTGGTATCATTTTACAGTGAAGTGCATTGTTCATAACCATAGACAGCCACAACCAGGATCTTCTAAACAAGAACTACcagatgaacaaaattaagTACGGTAGTATCGATGAAATTGCAAtgaaaacaaacagaaaagaaaaagaatggtaCCTCGTTCAACCAAAAATGTTCGTTGTTTTTGTTAGTGATCAGATTCCCAGTCCAGCTATGAGCAAGCTCATGAGCAACCACATGCACCCCCGTCGAATCCCCCTTGATCACCGTCGGTGTCAAGAACACCATTTTCGGATTTTCCATTCCACCGTAAGGAAAGCTCGGAGGTAACACCAGCAGGTCGAATCGCTCCCAATCGTATGGTCCAAATAGCTTCTCACCTTGCCTTATCATCTCCTCTGTTCCTGCAAATTCTCTCGCTGCAGCATCGAGCACCGAGGGCACCGATTCCGCATAAACCCTAGTCCTCGGCCCAACTTCCCTGAACGCGATCTCGCCCACGGCAAAAGCAAACAAGTACGGCGGAATTGGCTGCTCCATCACAAACTCTTCCACCACTCTCCCTTCACCACTCCACAACAAATCCACCCCTCCGGCCAACATCGAACCCTCGCCAGCAACCGGTGGGCGGCGTTTCACACTCCGAGCGGCCATCACCGCCGACAGTTCCTGAGGAATATTCAGACGCGCGGAGTAACGCACACGCGCCGCCGGAGTGTCTTGGCAGGGGAAAATAGAACGAGCATGAATAGCTTGGCACTGTGTGTAAACAAACGGATGCGTCTTGTTAAAAGTCTGGGGAGGCGTCAGCCATTGCAGAGCCGATGATGAAGGAGAAGTAGTGTAAATCACGAGGAAAGAGGACTGGCCGGAGAGTGAAACGGAGAGAAGAGAGCCTTTGATCGAATCGGGAGGAGAAAGCGAGAACGTAATCGGGGCATGGGATTCAGGGTGGAGAACAGAATGAATGGTAAGAGAACGAGTATCGAGGGAAAGAGGACCGGAGTGggaattggagagagaaactaaGGCAGCACCATGAATGGTGGTGGAAGGAAAATCGaagtagagagagagggaaatgtGAACGGTCAGAGGGTGGGAAGAATCAGTGAAAGAGTGTGGGTCAACAGGCGCCATTGACGAAGAAGAACAACCGAAATGGGATTATGAACTCAAGAGAGTGGAGTTGCAGAGGCTTTTTATAGGGACGGACAAGGGCCACGTGGCGTCGACTCAACGAAGCCTATGAATACCtacacattttttataaataataaatattaaatttaaaaaattgtgaatatttttttgggCTAAATAAATGAATCTAACCTttaaacttctaaaaaatactataaatttttaaaagtttccaaaattatttaaaatatgtttaaaaaatattcttgaattttaagaattttattaatacttataattttttta
This genomic window from Cucurbita pepo subsp. pepo cultivar mu-cu-16 chromosome LG01, ASM280686v2, whole genome shotgun sequence contains:
- the LOC111803208 gene encoding leukotriene A-4 hydrolase homolog: MAPVDPHSFTDSSHPLTVHISLSLYFDFPSTTIHGAALVSLSNSHSGPLSLDTRSLTIHSVLHPESHAPITFSLSPPDSIKGSLLSVSLSGQSSFLVIYTTSPSSSALQWLTPPQTFNKTHPFVYTQCQAIHARSIFPCQDTPAARVRYSARLNIPQELSAVMAARSVKRRPPVAGEGSMLAGGVDLLWSGEGRVVEEFVMEQPIPPYLFAFAVGEIAFREVGPRTRVYAESVPSVLDAAAREFAGTEEMIRQGEKLFGPYDWERFDLLVLPPSFPYGGMENPKMVFLTPTVIKGDSTGVHVVAHELAHSWTGNLITNKNNEHFWLNEGFTRYAERRIVEVVQGEDAATLNIGIGWNALKEDAERFKDNLEFTKLKSNQEGVDPDDVYSQIPYEKGFQFVWRIERQVGRPKFDEFLKKYIETFKFKSIDTETFIDFLKANIPGIEKEIDLEMWTEGTGIPPDAYEPVSNLYTKILSLANEFKLGKMPRDDETAAWGGREWELYLENLPKPVDASQIQALDARYRFSKSKDYEVKVAFLQLAISSKFRDCYIEVEKTLKEVGRMKYLRPLYNALTQGPGMEEEKILAKRIYSEACECYHPIARRVVETVFSKNMASL